The following proteins come from a genomic window of Candidatus Zymogenus saltonus:
- the nifS gene encoding cysteine desulfurase NifS has product MTKKVYLDYNATGPVLPEVLEAMLPYFTVEYGNPSSVHSLGQDAMEAVEDARDKVAELIGAEPNEVIFTSGGSESDNFAIKGFIQSLKGKKSHVITSAVEHKAVLESTRFLEDNGVDITYLGVDKSGRLDIDELKRAIIGDTRLITIMYANNETGTLFDIPSIGEIARDRGIAFHTDAVQAVGKIPVDVKRDKIDMLSIAGHKMGAPKGVGAIYVNGGLNPRPTPIIHGGHHEFNMRAGTVNVPSVVGLGASAEIAKNGLKKKGEMLKRLRDRLEAGILERIDNVQINGDLDNRLSNTSNMSFAYVEGESIMIDLDLHGICVSSGSACASDDISLSHVLEAMGVDPVIGQGTIRFSLGGGNTEEEIDYVIETIPKIVKRLRDLSPLSRAK; this is encoded by the coding sequence ATGACAAAGAAGGTTTACTTGGATTATAACGCCACGGGTCCCGTTTTGCCCGAGGTCCTGGAGGCGATGCTCCCGTATTTCACGGTGGAATACGGAAACCCCTCGAGCGTTCACTCGCTGGGGCAGGATGCAATGGAAGCGGTGGAGGACGCGAGAGATAAGGTCGCCGAGCTTATAGGCGCCGAACCAAACGAGGTAATCTTTACGAGCGGGGGATCGGAGAGTGACAACTTCGCCATCAAGGGATTTATACAATCATTGAAGGGGAAAAAGTCGCACGTAATAACGTCCGCCGTGGAGCACAAGGCCGTCCTCGAATCCACCCGTTTTCTCGAGGACAACGGCGTTGATATAACCTACCTCGGTGTTGACAAAAGTGGCCGGCTCGATATCGATGAACTCAAAAGGGCGATTATCGGAGACACCAGGCTTATAACGATAATGTACGCCAACAACGAGACGGGAACTCTATTTGACATTCCGTCGATAGGGGAGATAGCCAGGGATCGCGGAATCGCTTTTCACACCGACGCCGTTCAGGCCGTGGGTAAAATCCCGGTTGACGTAAAAAGGGACAAGATCGACATGCTCTCCATCGCCGGCCACAAAATGGGCGCCCCCAAGGGGGTAGGCGCAATCTACGTTAACGGCGGTCTGAATCCAAGGCCCACCCCCATAATCCACGGTGGACACCACGAGTTTAACATGAGGGCGGGGACGGTGAACGTGCCGTCTGTGGTCGGGCTGGGGGCGTCGGCCGAAATCGCAAAGAACGGCCTGAAGAAAAAGGGCGAAATGTTGAAAAGGCTGAGGGATAGGCTGGAGGCAGGGATTCTGGAGAGGATTGACAATGTTCAAATAAACGGGGACCTGGACAATCGGCTTTCCAATACGTCTAATATGAGCTTCGCATACGTGGAGGGAGAGTCGATCATGATAGACCTCGACCTTCACGGCATCTGCGTCTCTTCGGGCTCGGCCTGCGCCTCGGACGACATCTCTCTTTCCCACGTCCTCGAGGCGATGGGTGTGGACCCGGTAATAGGGCAGGGCACGATAAGGTTCAGCTTAGGCGGCGGAAACACCGAAGAAGAGATAGACTATGTTATTGAGACGATCCCGAAAATAGTTAAAAGGTTGAGAGATCTGTCTCCCTTGTCACGGGCTAAATAG
- a CDS encoding 4Fe-4S dicluster domain-containing protein, which yields MKKEVVLHFSKEIWDKPIIYHLIKNYDLVVNIHKADVLPKQESFMVLELDGDNDEMTRGIEYLKEYGVTIDPIEQEIKRDEARCTHCGACIAICPTGSLHIKDRVSMEVAFDSGMCSGCELCVPVCPPHAMEIQIV from the coding sequence ATGAAAAAGGAGGTAGTGCTTCACTTCTCGAAGGAGATCTGGGACAAGCCTATTATCTACCATTTGATAAAGAACTACGATCTTGTCGTAAATATCCACAAGGCGGACGTGCTGCCCAAACAGGAGAGCTTTATGGTGCTGGAGCTGGATGGGGACAACGACGAGATGACGAGGGGTATCGAGTACCTTAAGGAATACGGCGTTACGATCGATCCGATCGAGCAGGAGATAAAAAGGGACGAGGCACGCTGTACCCACTGCGGTGCCTGCATCGCTATCTGTCCCACGGGATCGCTCCATATAAAAGACCGTGTGTCTATGGAGGTGGCTTTTGATTCCGGCATGTGCAGCGGGTGCGAGCTGTGCGTCCCCGTGTGCCCTCCCCATGCCATGGAAATACAGATTGTTTAG
- a CDS encoding iron-sulfur cluster assembly scaffold protein, whose product MYSKKVIEYFENPVNVGKIENPDGVGRAGNPECGDTIELYIKVVDDRITDIKFKTFGCAAAVASSSMLTELVLGKKLDEALSVTKNDVADNLGGLPERKMHCSNMAEDALRLAIEDYRNNHGSKKAAD is encoded by the coding sequence ATGTACTCGAAGAAGGTGATCGAATATTTTGAAAATCCGGTTAACGTAGGCAAGATAGAAAATCCGGACGGAGTGGGCAGGGCGGGAAATCCTGAGTGCGGCGATACGATAGAGCTGTATATTAAAGTTGTCGATGATAGGATCACTGACATCAAGTTCAAGACCTTCGGCTGTGCGGCGGCGGTGGCCAGCTCCTCCATGCTTACGGAGCTCGTCTTAGGCAAGAAGCTCGACGAGGCCTTGTCAGTAACCAAGAACGACGTAGCGGATAACCTCGGGGGGCTGCCAGAGAGAAAGATGCACTGCTCGAACATGGCCGAGGACGCGCTTCGCCTGGCCATCGAGGACTACAGGAACAATCACGGGTCAAAAAAAGCGGCGGATTAA
- a CDS encoding Rrf2 family transcriptional regulator has translation MRLTTKGQYAVRALVMLMILGDDGPVTLKEISDAEDISLNYLEQLFSKMRKGKIVKSIKGPGGGYILARNSEEIKVGEIIEVVEESISPVACVDDGAHAQSCCVRSHKCTTQWLWAELGARIKDFLNSVTIQDLYKEAKKKGVTGDILDDKEGLLGL, from the coding sequence ATGAGACTTACAACGAAAGGACAATACGCTGTTAGGGCCCTGGTTATGCTGATGATACTCGGAGATGACGGCCCAGTTACGCTAAAGGAGATATCCGACGCGGAGGATATCTCGCTGAACTACCTTGAACAGCTGTTCTCTAAGATGAGAAAGGGGAAAATCGTAAAGAGCATCAAGGGTCCGGGCGGGGGTTACATCCTCGCCAGAAACTCTGAGGAGATCAAGGTCGGCGAGATTATCGAGGTCGTGGAGGAATCGATAAGCCCCGTGGCCTGTGTTGACGACGGGGCTCACGCACAGTCATGCTGCGTAAGGTCTCACAAATGCACAACCCAGTGGCTCTGGGCAGAGCTGGGAGCGAGGATCAAGGACTTTTTGAATTCCGTCACGATTCAAGACCTCTACAAGGAGGCGAAGAAGAAAGGGGTTACGGGGGATATTCTGGATGACAAAGAAGGTTTACTTGGATTATAA